The Populus alba chromosome 6, ASM523922v2, whole genome shotgun sequence genome contains a region encoding:
- the LOC118048339 gene encoding protein PTST homolog 3, chloroplastic isoform X5, translated as MATLYKLPSFVSISYHKPFVYHKQQQLQQREINRATCACSIKKPRGSRKVKNNVELCNDLREFLSTFGLPEGRVPSIKELQDHGRNDLANIVRRRGYKLIRDLLSSSTESDSDELPNMEKNLAKGQDAINHSADIIATEGQDEKVKDCSLSTEGTITKNHSGNNVEVEHKSAGQICMPIESPVDLSLEKKALYDVEQPDEKFQIIVEDRLLSSSLSTFEQQDEEVKCMVEDNPMSTSLYDVEQQGEEDLSMVNQFSLSAKVSIADSNLGVLNVYPDLNSNEDTSMPVETSANFSFEKQVKYDSVQDEKVGIGAGEMSLSSGVSDTQYYANVKNISGLIDNSNSCMPASSSLEEKVAQFIQNGDLDTIEDNVHGLSNGSGSGESKGFREPENMTEDHSKISSEENYENAVGESDTTSTLNENLLTSMQVVPSVRVSQALRNESPAEGLASADVDKDLDIETSKKDNQVEINHLKFVLHQKELELSQLKEQIEKEKLALSALQTKAEREISKAQKLISEKDAELLVAEESLSGLVEVEVQYCGNGEMVEVAGSFNGWHHPVRLDPQPSSSIKDHFGSRYLVSCPASQSLTWKTASCFKIIPFQIESQYIHLA; from the exons ATGGCAACACTCTATAAACTCCCATCCTTCGTTTCAATCTCATACCACAAGCCCTTCGTGTAccataaacaacaacaactacaACAACGAGAAATAAATCGCGCAACTTGTGCTTGTTCAATCAAGAAACCCAG GGGTAGTCGGAAGGTAAAGAACAATGTGGAGCTTTGCAATGATTTGCGTGAATTTCTATCAACTTTTGGACTGCCAGAGGGTCGTGTACCTTCAATCAAGGAGCTTCAAGATCATGGAAG GAATGACTTGGCAAACATTGTGAGACGGAGAGGATATAAACTTATTAGAGATCTTCTTTCAAGTTCAACTGAATCAGACAGTGATGAGCTGCCTAATATGGAGAAAAATTTAGCTAAAGGACAGGATGCAATCAATCATAGTGCAGATATTATAGCAACAG AAGGTCAGGACGAGAAGGTGAAGGATTGTTCCTTGTCAACTGAAGGTACCATCACCAAGAACCATTCTGGAAATAATGTTGAGGTGGAACACAAATCTGCTGGACAGATTTGCATGCCTATAGAGTCACCAGTCGATTTGTCATTGGAGAAGAAGGCCTTGTATGATGTAGAGCAGCCAGATGAAAAGTTTCAAATCATAGTCGAAGACAGATTGTTGTCATCATCCTTAAGTACTTTTGAACAGCAAGATGAGGAAGTTAAATGCATGGTTGAAGATAATCCCATGTCAACTTCATTATATGATGTGGAACAGCAAGGTGAAGAAGACTTAAGCATGGTCAATCAATTTTCCTTGTCAGCCAAAGTTTCCATTGCTGATAGCAATCTTGGTGTCTTGAATGTGTATCCAGATCTCAACTCCAATGAAGATACTTCCATGCCTGTAGAAACTTCAGCTAATTTTTCCTTTGAGAAACAAGTCAAATATGATTCAGTTCAGGATGAGAAGGTCGGCATTGGAGCAGGAGAAATGTCATTGTCAAGTGGGGTTTCAGACACACAATATTATGCCAATGTGAAAAATATTTCGGGTCTCATTGATAACAGTAATAGTTGCATGCCAGCCAGTTCATCATTGGAGGAAAAGGTGGCACAGTTCATTCAGAATGGAGATTTGGATACCATCGAAG ATAATGTCCATGGCTTGTCAAATGGGAGTGGTAGTGGAGAAAGCAAGGGATTTAGAGAACCAGAAAATATGACAGAAGATCATTCAAAGATCTCATCTGAAGAGAACTATGAAAATGCAGTTGGTGAAAGTGATACTACTTCaacattaaatgaaaatttattgaCATCCATGCAAGTTGTGCCTTCTGTGAGAGTAAGCCAGGCCCTCAG GAATGAGTCGCCAGCTGAAGGTTTAGCTAGTGCTGACGTTGATAAGGATTTGGATATAGAG ACGAGCAAAAAGGACAATCAGGTTGAGATTAATCACCTCAAATTCGTATTG CATCAGAAAGAGTTGGAATTATCCCAGTTGAAGGAACAGATTGAGAAGGAAAAG CTTGCTTTGTCTGCTTTGCAAACCAAGGCTGAGAGAGAAATCAGTAAAGCGCAAAAACTTATCTCAGAAAAAGATGCTGAATTACTTGTTGCTGAAGAAAGCCTTTCAGGACTAGTGGAG GTTGAGGTCCAGTATTGTGGGAATGGTGAAATGGTGGAGGTGGCAGGTAGCTTCAATGGTTGGCATCACCCAGTTAGACTGGATCCTCAGCCATCCTCTAGCATCAAAGATCATTTTGGATCAAG GTATTTGGTCTCATGTCCTGCTAGTCAATCGCTTACTTGGAAAACCGCATCATGTTTCAAGATAAttccttttcaaattgagtCCCAATATATTCATTTGGCATAA
- the LOC118048339 gene encoding uncharacterized protein isoform X9, translating to MATLYKLPSFVSISYHKPFVYHKQQQLQQREINRATCACSIKKPRGSRKVKNNVELCNDLREFLSTFGLPEGRVPSIKELQDHGRNDLANIVRRRGYKLIRDLLSSSTESDSDELPNMEKNLAKGQDAINHSADIIATEGQDEKVKDCSLSTEGTITKNHSGNNVEVEHKSAGQICMPIESPVDLSLEKKALYDVEQPDEKFQIIVEDRLLSSSLSTFEQQDEEVKCMVEDNPMSTSLYDVEQQGEEDLSMVNQFSLSAKVSIADSNLGVLNVYPDLNSNEDTSMPVETSANFSFEKQVKYDSVQDEKVGIGAGEMSLSSGVSDTQYYANVKNISGLIDNSNSCMPASSSLEEKVAQFIQNGDLDTIEDNVHGLSNGSGSGESKGFREPENMTEDHSKISSEENYENAVGESDTTSTLNENLLTSMQVVPSVRVSQALRNESPAEGLASADVDKDLDIETSKKDNQHQKELELSQLKEQIEKEKFSPTACFVCFANQG from the exons ATGGCAACACTCTATAAACTCCCATCCTTCGTTTCAATCTCATACCACAAGCCCTTCGTGTAccataaacaacaacaactacaACAACGAGAAATAAATCGCGCAACTTGTGCTTGTTCAATCAAGAAACCCAG GGGTAGTCGGAAGGTAAAGAACAATGTGGAGCTTTGCAATGATTTGCGTGAATTTCTATCAACTTTTGGACTGCCAGAGGGTCGTGTACCTTCAATCAAGGAGCTTCAAGATCATGGAAG GAATGACTTGGCAAACATTGTGAGACGGAGAGGATATAAACTTATTAGAGATCTTCTTTCAAGTTCAACTGAATCAGACAGTGATGAGCTGCCTAATATGGAGAAAAATTTAGCTAAAGGACAGGATGCAATCAATCATAGTGCAGATATTATAGCAACAG AAGGTCAGGACGAGAAGGTGAAGGATTGTTCCTTGTCAACTGAAGGTACCATCACCAAGAACCATTCTGGAAATAATGTTGAGGTGGAACACAAATCTGCTGGACAGATTTGCATGCCTATAGAGTCACCAGTCGATTTGTCATTGGAGAAGAAGGCCTTGTATGATGTAGAGCAGCCAGATGAAAAGTTTCAAATCATAGTCGAAGACAGATTGTTGTCATCATCCTTAAGTACTTTTGAACAGCAAGATGAGGAAGTTAAATGCATGGTTGAAGATAATCCCATGTCAACTTCATTATATGATGTGGAACAGCAAGGTGAAGAAGACTTAAGCATGGTCAATCAATTTTCCTTGTCAGCCAAAGTTTCCATTGCTGATAGCAATCTTGGTGTCTTGAATGTGTATCCAGATCTCAACTCCAATGAAGATACTTCCATGCCTGTAGAAACTTCAGCTAATTTTTCCTTTGAGAAACAAGTCAAATATGATTCAGTTCAGGATGAGAAGGTCGGCATTGGAGCAGGAGAAATGTCATTGTCAAGTGGGGTTTCAGACACACAATATTATGCCAATGTGAAAAATATTTCGGGTCTCATTGATAACAGTAATAGTTGCATGCCAGCCAGTTCATCATTGGAGGAAAAGGTGGCACAGTTCATTCAGAATGGAGATTTGGATACCATCGAAG ATAATGTCCATGGCTTGTCAAATGGGAGTGGTAGTGGAGAAAGCAAGGGATTTAGAGAACCAGAAAATATGACAGAAGATCATTCAAAGATCTCATCTGAAGAGAACTATGAAAATGCAGTTGGTGAAAGTGATACTACTTCaacattaaatgaaaatttattgaCATCCATGCAAGTTGTGCCTTCTGTGAGAGTAAGCCAGGCCCTCAG GAATGAGTCGCCAGCTGAAGGTTTAGCTAGTGCTGACGTTGATAAGGATTTGGATATAGAG ACGAGCAAAAAGGACAATCAG CATCAGAAAGAGTTGGAATTATCCCAGTTGAAGGAACAGATTGAGAAGGAAAAG ttttctcCTACAGCTTGCTTTGTCTGCTTTGCAAACCAAGGCTGA
- the LOC118048339 gene encoding protein PTST homolog 3, chloroplastic isoform X7, whose amino-acid sequence MATLYKLPSFVSISYHKPFVYHKQQQLQQREINRATCACSIKKPRGSRKVKNNVELCNDLREFLSTFGLPEGRVPSIKELQDHGRNDLANIVRRRGYKLIRDLLSSSTESDSDELPNMEKNLAKGQDAINHSADIIATEGQDEKVKDCSLSTEGTITKNHSGNNVEVEHKSAGQICMPIESPVDLSLEKKALYDVEQPDEKFQIIVEDRLLSSSLSTFEQQDEEVKCMVEDNPMSTSLYDVEQQGEEDLSMVNQFSLSAKVSIADSNLGVLNVYPDLNSNEDTSMPVETSANFSFEKQVKYDSVQDEKVGIGAGEMSLSSGVSDTQYYANVKNISGLIDNSNSCMPASSSLEEKVAQFIQNGDLDTIEDNVHGLSNGSGSGESKGFREPENMTEDHSKISSEENYENAVGESDTTSTLNENLLTSMQVVPSVRVSQALRNESPAEGLASADVDKDLDIETSKKDNQVEINHLKFVLHQKELELSQLKEQIEKEKFSPTACFVCFANQG is encoded by the exons ATGGCAACACTCTATAAACTCCCATCCTTCGTTTCAATCTCATACCACAAGCCCTTCGTGTAccataaacaacaacaactacaACAACGAGAAATAAATCGCGCAACTTGTGCTTGTTCAATCAAGAAACCCAG GGGTAGTCGGAAGGTAAAGAACAATGTGGAGCTTTGCAATGATTTGCGTGAATTTCTATCAACTTTTGGACTGCCAGAGGGTCGTGTACCTTCAATCAAGGAGCTTCAAGATCATGGAAG GAATGACTTGGCAAACATTGTGAGACGGAGAGGATATAAACTTATTAGAGATCTTCTTTCAAGTTCAACTGAATCAGACAGTGATGAGCTGCCTAATATGGAGAAAAATTTAGCTAAAGGACAGGATGCAATCAATCATAGTGCAGATATTATAGCAACAG AAGGTCAGGACGAGAAGGTGAAGGATTGTTCCTTGTCAACTGAAGGTACCATCACCAAGAACCATTCTGGAAATAATGTTGAGGTGGAACACAAATCTGCTGGACAGATTTGCATGCCTATAGAGTCACCAGTCGATTTGTCATTGGAGAAGAAGGCCTTGTATGATGTAGAGCAGCCAGATGAAAAGTTTCAAATCATAGTCGAAGACAGATTGTTGTCATCATCCTTAAGTACTTTTGAACAGCAAGATGAGGAAGTTAAATGCATGGTTGAAGATAATCCCATGTCAACTTCATTATATGATGTGGAACAGCAAGGTGAAGAAGACTTAAGCATGGTCAATCAATTTTCCTTGTCAGCCAAAGTTTCCATTGCTGATAGCAATCTTGGTGTCTTGAATGTGTATCCAGATCTCAACTCCAATGAAGATACTTCCATGCCTGTAGAAACTTCAGCTAATTTTTCCTTTGAGAAACAAGTCAAATATGATTCAGTTCAGGATGAGAAGGTCGGCATTGGAGCAGGAGAAATGTCATTGTCAAGTGGGGTTTCAGACACACAATATTATGCCAATGTGAAAAATATTTCGGGTCTCATTGATAACAGTAATAGTTGCATGCCAGCCAGTTCATCATTGGAGGAAAAGGTGGCACAGTTCATTCAGAATGGAGATTTGGATACCATCGAAG ATAATGTCCATGGCTTGTCAAATGGGAGTGGTAGTGGAGAAAGCAAGGGATTTAGAGAACCAGAAAATATGACAGAAGATCATTCAAAGATCTCATCTGAAGAGAACTATGAAAATGCAGTTGGTGAAAGTGATACTACTTCaacattaaatgaaaatttattgaCATCCATGCAAGTTGTGCCTTCTGTGAGAGTAAGCCAGGCCCTCAG GAATGAGTCGCCAGCTGAAGGTTTAGCTAGTGCTGACGTTGATAAGGATTTGGATATAGAG ACGAGCAAAAAGGACAATCAGGTTGAGATTAATCACCTCAAATTCGTATTG CATCAGAAAGAGTTGGAATTATCCCAGTTGAAGGAACAGATTGAGAAGGAAAAG ttttctcCTACAGCTTGCTTTGTCTGCTTTGCAAACCAAGGCTGA